In Solimonas sp. K1W22B-7, the DNA window GGACGACGAAACCGAGAAGATTTACAGCTACCGTCTCTTCAGCGACTGGAAGTACAGCCCCAACTGGCGCCCGTCGGAACCGCTGTCGGGCGTGAGCATCATCCTGGCCAACTACGTCCCCGGACGCCGGCAGGAATACCAGACCTGGTACGAGGACGTGCACAGCGTCGAGGTGATCAACGTGCCGGGCCACGTGGCGATGAAGCGCGGCGAGCTGTCGCCCATCCAGATCGAACCGCGCCACTACTGCCCCGGCGACCAGCTGGTGCTCTGCGCCCAGCAGACCGACGACCTGCTCTTCACCCTCAAGGATTTCAGCGCGCGCGCCGGCGGCCGGAGCCCCAGCGGCATCGCCATGCAGCCGCGCTCGGCCTCGGGCTCGGTGGCGCGCACGGTCCACTACTTCCGCAAGGTCAGCGGCACGCGCTTCTGGCCGGGCGGCATCGCCTACGGCGGCGACCTGTCCGTCTACCCCGGGAAGGGCTGAGCCATGTCCAAGCTCATCGTGATCACCGGCGCCGGCGTCGGCCTGGGCCGCGCGCTGGCGCGGCGCTTCGTGGCCGACGGCGACAGCGTCGTGCTGCTGGGCCGCACAGCGGCGAAGGTCGAGGCCGTGGCCGCCGAGCTCGGCGCGCGCGCCATGGCGGTCGCCTGCGACGTGGCCTCGCCGGAGTCGGTGAAGGCCGCTTTCGCCGCGATCGCCGGGCGCCATCCGCGCATCGACGTGCTGATCAACAACGCGGCGGTGTTCGAGCCCTTCCTGATCGCCGAGGCCAGCGACGAGCAGATCATGCAGACGGTGACCACCAACCTGGCCGGGCCGATGCTCTGCGCCCGCTCGGCGATACCGCTGATGGGCCGCGGCAGCCACATCATCAACATCAGCAGCGAATCGGTGGGCATGCGCTTCCCTCACCTGGTGGCCTACCAGTGCTCCAAGGCCGGGCTCGAGCGTTTCTCCGAAGGCCTGCACCACGAACTCGAAGCCGACGGCATCCGCGTCACCAACGTGCGCGCCGGGCAGATGTTCGAGGAGGGCAAGACCTGGGACGTATCGCCGGAGGCGCGCATGCGCTTCGGCAAGGCGGCGATGGAAGCCGGGCTGAACCTGCGCGAGCGTCCGATCTCGCAGTTCACCTCGGTGACCCATGCCTTCCGCTCGCTGATCGACCTGCCGCCCGACCTGCACGCGATCAGCATCTCGCTCGGTGCCCGCAGGCCCGGAGACGCAACACCGGCCGCCTGAGGCGGCTCCAGCGCGACGACTGCCCTCAGTCGCCGCTCTTCTTGCCGCCGATACCCTGGATGTAGCGCTTCATTCCCTCGATGTAGGCGGGGTTCAGCATCAGCGCACTGTTGGCCATGCGCTCGACATTGCGCGCCTGCGCCAGGCCGACGTCATGCGCCAGTTCGATGGCGAGCTTGGCCATGCCCATCTGCTCGCCGTTCTGCTCGGCCAGGTGGCGGCAGAAGCGCATCGTGTCCTCGCCGAAGCTTTCGTCCGGGAAGACCTCGTGGACCAAGCCCATGATCAGCGCGCGGTCGGCATCGACCGGCAGGTTGGCCATGATCAGGTAACGCGTCCAGTGCGTGCCGATCATGCGCGACAGGCGGCTGACGCCATTGGAAGCGGGAATGACGCCGAACTTGCCCTCGGGGAAGGCATAGCGCGCACTCTTGGCGGCCAGGCGGAAATCGCAGGACAGCGACAGCTCCAGGCCGCCGCCCATGCACATGGCGTGATGCGCGACGACGATCGGCTTCTCGATCGCCTCCATCTCGTCGTAGATGCGGTGCATGCCGTGCAGCTTCAGGCGATGGCTCTCGCGGATCGACGAGGCCGAGGGAGCCGCCTGGACGCGCGGCTCGCTGCCGCCGCGCAGGTCCGCGCCGGAGCAGAAATAGCGGCCGGTCGCGCGGATCAGCATGACCTTGAGTTCCGGCGTATCGCGGAAGCGATGCAGGCCCTGCTCGAACAGCGCCATCAGTTCGCCGGTGAGGGCATTGAGCTTGTCGGGGCGATTGAGCGTGACGACCAGGATCGCGCCGTCGTCCTCGGTCAGCAGATGCGGGGCTTCTGACACTGTTTTTCTCTCCTCAGGCGCGCGTGCGCGGCATCCCCAGCGCACGCTCGGCAATCATGCTGCGGTGGACTTCGCTGGTGCCACCGTAAATCGTCGTACCCTGCGCATGACGATAGCACTGATTCAGCAGGCCGGCCGCACCGGCGCGCTTGGACAGCGAGTACGGCGCCGTGAGGTCGAGCAGGTCGCGGGCGTCGGTCAGGAATTTCTCCGAGGAGAACAGCTTGGCCATCGGCCCGTAGGCCAGGTTCGGCTTCTTCTCCGCGATGGTCCACTGCGCGCGGAAGGCCAGCATGTCCGACACCCAGAGGTGGGCCTTGCTGCGGGCCAAGCGGGCCTGGGCGGAGCGGTCCTCCAGCAGCGGCCTGCCCTCTTCCTGTATCTCGCGGCACAGATCTTCAGCGGCCTTGAGCATCGCGCGCATCACCTTGGAGAAACCGCCGCCATGCTCGAGTTCCAGGCTCGCGCTCATGGTGCGCACGCCGCCATCGACATCGCCCAGACGGTAGCTGTCGGGGATGCGCACGCCGTCGTAGAAGGTGATGTTGGTGCGCTCGTCCTGGAAGGTGTAGACCGGCTGGATGGTCACGCCATCGGCCTTCAGCGGGACGATGAACATGGTCAGGCCCTTGTGCTTGGCCACCTCGGTATTGGTGCGGCAGAGCATCAGCACGTAGCTGGCCAGGTTCGCGCCGCTGGTGAACATCTTGGTGCCGTCGATGCGCCAGCCGTCGCCATCGGGTGTCGCGCGGCATTGAGCCGCGAACACGTCGGAGCCGGAGCCGGGCTCGGAATAGCCCAGGCTGCAGATCACCTCGCCCGACATGACCTTGCTCAGCACGTCGCGCTTGAGTTCGTCGCTGCCGAAGCGATACATGATCAGCGACACCATCTGAGCCACGTTCGCCGCCGGGTTGTTGTAGCCCTGGTGCTCGAAGGCATCCATGGCCGCGATCTTGGCGTAGGGCGACAGGCCGCGCCCCCCCATCTCACGCTTCAGGCCCGGGAACAGCAGGTTGGCCTCGGCGAGCTTGCGGTTGATCTCGGGGTTGTAGCCTTCCCAGCTGTAGTGGAACTTCTCGCGCATCGCCGGGGTGACGTGCTTGTCGAAGAACGCGTCGATCTCCGCGGTGATGGCGCGGGCATCGTCACCCAGGTCGAAGTCGATGGGGCAGTCACCGGCCTCCGGCAGGGCCGCCTTCTCGCCCGCGTAGAGGCGCCGTCCGGCTTCCTCGAGCAGGCGCTGCGGGTCACCCAGCACCAGCGGCCAGGCCTTGGCGCGCAGGTTGAACAGGAAGATGTCGTACTCGGTGGTGAGGCCGTAGCCGCCGAAGGTGTGCAGGGCCTGCGCAACGGCGCGGGCCGCGGCCTGCGTGTTCCACCAGGCGGCGATGGAAACCCCGGCGGCCGCTTCCGCGCTGCCATCGGCGATGTCGCGGATGGCGCGCCAGACCAGGAACTTGCCGCCGTCCACCTCGCAGAGCAGGTCGGCGAGCGGATGCGAGATCGCCTGGAACTGGCCGATGAACTGCCCGAACTGCTTGCGCTCGCTGGCATAGGCCGCGGCCAGCCGCAGCGATTCGCGCCCGAGCCCGGCGAGGGCCGCCGCAATCAGCAGCTTCCATTCCTCCTGGGCCTGCGCCAAAGCCCTGAGCGCCTCGGTGCCGTGCGCCAGCGTGCTGCGCGGCAATGCCGCCAGGCGCAGTTCGGCGATGGCGGTCGAGGCCAGGTTCTCCTCGGCCTGCGCCGCGCCGGCGGCATTGACCAGCACGATCTCGTCGCCATGGCGGGCGATCACCGCGACCGCCACATTGCCGCCGGCCACCCATTGCAGCGGTCGGCTCGCGATGTCGTGGAAGGCGATGCCGACCACCGCGGCGCCGCTCATGACACGCTCCAGCAGTTCCGCTTGCCCGCCCAGCAGCGCCAGCAGACGCGCGGCGACCAGCGTTTCGGCAACCGGACCGGAGGCCAGCGTACGTCCCGCCTCCTCCATCAGCAGCACGGCATCCAGCAGGCCCAGGCCCAGGCCACCCGCGTCCTCAGGCACGCGGATCGAGAACGCCCCGAGTTCGGCCAGGCCGCGCCACAGCGCCGCGTCGAAGCCGGAAGGCAGGGCGGCGCGGACGCGCAGCGTGCTGCTCTGCTCACTGAGAAAGCGCGAGAAGGACTCGCGCATCATCTGCTGTTCTTCGGACAACTCGAAATTCATGCGACGGATACTCCAGCGACCGGCGTGTCAACGGCGGTGCCCTTCAGATAGCGATCCAGTTCCTGGTGCATGTTGAGGATCATCTTCTCGTGCTCAACGGCCAGCCAGATCTGCTTGCAGCCGCGGGAGTGCAGACCCTTCTGCATGCGCGGGATGTTGTGGAAGTCCTGGCGCGGGATCAGCAGCACCTGCTCCGGGTCCATGATGTCGGTGATCTTCCGGACCTCGGCCCGCGGCGGTTTCACTGCGGCCGGGTAGGTCCTGGTGGAGAAGATCTCGAAGATGCAGCGGTCCGGGTCGTTCCCATCGGGCCGGATGCGGTAGATCATGGCGTTGCCGGCCTGCGGCAGGATCAAGAGGTTGGGGAAGACGAAGATCTCGCCGCCCCACATGCCCAGGATCTCGGGGACGGGCCTGGGCATGGGCCGCTGCTGCTGTGCGGCGGTGGTGTACAGGGCCTTGACGTACTCGGCGCCCAGGCTGGAGCCCTCGGGGATGGGCTTGTCCTTCAGGGAGCGGACGATCTCGACGTCTTCCTTCAGGACCATGGCGTCCATGCCTTCGACCAGGAGATTCAGGCGGGCGGCCATCATTTCGATGGGGTCGCCGGCCTGGCGGACGTGGCCCTGCATGGGGGTCTTCTTGCCGGCAAAGAAGCGGCCGTGGCCGTGGGGGTATTTCTCGGTGTGGACGTTGCGGTGGGCGAAGTGGGCTTCGGCTTCGGCGCTGGGAGTGCCGTTCATGACGATGTCGGCGGAGTCCGGTTCCAGCTGGGGGTGGGTGGCCGGGACGTGGTAGCCCTCGAAGAAGGCTTCCTGGGCGACTTTCCAGTTGGCGGCGACCGGCAGGGCTTTCCACCAGTAGTGGTGCATCTGGCCGATGGCCAGGCCTTCGATGAGCTCCCGGACCGGGGCGATGAAGTCGTCGAAGGGCTGGGGGTTGCGGTCGAAGTTGATGAAGACGAAGCCGGCGAAGACGACGTGGTGGACTGCACGCAGGGCGACGTCGCTGTCCTGCAGCTGGCCGCCGCGGAATTCGCCCCGTTCCAGGACGTATTCGTTCTGGCCCTGCAAGTTCCAGCGCCAGCCGTGGAAGGGGCAGATGATCTTGCAGTGGGGGAAGTGGCCGTTGCCGCCGCCGGACAGGGCGGTGCCGCGGTGCGGGCAGACGTTGTGGTAGGTCTTGACGCTGCCGTCTTCGGCGCGCACGACGATGACGGACTGGTCGCCAATGTCGTAGGTGGCGTAGTCGCCCACTTCGGGGATTTCGTCCAGGCGCGCGGCGGCCTGCCAGACAGTGCTCCAGAGCTTGTCGTATTCCAGACGCGCGAACGCAGGGTCGGTGTAGCGCCCGCTGCGGATGCCGTGGTCAAGGACGCGCCAGCTTTCGGGCCAGGCGCTGCTCACAGGATCTCCGCGATCAATGCCCCGATGGGATAGACCTCACCGGTAGCCGCATGGACCTTGAGCATGCCCGAGGCCGGCGCCTCGACCTCCTGCACCGACTTGTCCAGCTCCAGGGTGTAGAGCGGCTTGCCCGCCTCCACCTGGCCGCCGTCGGGCACCAGCCATTCGGTCAAGGTGCCTTCCTGGGCGGAGAACCCGATCTGCGGGATGCGGACTTCGGTGCTCATCGGCGGCCCTTCCCGTTCAGGGTCTGGCGGATCGAAGCCTCGATCGCGCTGGGTTTGTAGAGGTATTCCTGCTCCAGCACCTTGGCGAAGGGCACGGTGACGTCGCGCGAGGCCACGCGCAGCACCGGGGCCTTGAGTTCGCTGTACAGGTGCTCCTGGATGCGGGCGGCGACTTCGGCACCGGCGCCGAAGCTGCGGGGAGCTTCGTGGACCACGACCGCTCTTTGGGTCTTGGCCACCGATTTGAGGATGCTGTCGGTGTCCAGCGGCGAGACGGTGCGCAGGTCCAGGACTTCGACGGAGATGCCTTCGGCGGCGAGCTTCTCTGCGATGACCAGGGTGTCGCGCAGGGGGCGGCCGTAGCCGATGACGGTGACATCCGTTCCCTCTCTTGCGACGTTGGCCTGGCCCAAGGGGATGATCTTGCCCTTCTCCGGCTCGGGACCGGTCTGGGTGCGGGTCATGGCGTCTTCGATGAACAGGCAGGGATCCTCGTCGAAGATGCAGCCCAGCAGCAGGCCGTAGGCGTCCGCGGGGCTGGAGGGGATGACGACCTTCATGCCGGCGACGTGGGCGAACCAGGCTTCCAGCATGTCGGAGTGCTGGCCGGCGGTGCCGGCCCCGGCGCCGGTACGGGTGCGGATGGTGATCGGGACGTGGGTCTGGCCGCCGGACATGAAGCGCAGCTTGGCGGCGTGGTTGACGATCTGGTCCATCGGTACGGTGATGAAGTTCATCAGCATGATCTCGGCCACGGGACGCAGGCCGGCCAGGGCGGCGCCGACGGCGGCGCCGACGATGGCCTGTTCGGAGATCGGGGTGGTGCGGACTCTGGATCCAAACTTGGTGGACAGGCCCTTGGTGACCTTGAACACGCCGCCGCCCTCTTCGTCGGCGATGTCTTCGCCCAGCATGATGACGCGGGGGTCCATCTCCATGGCGTCATGCAGGGCGCGGGAGTAGGCCTCGGTGAAGCTGATGGTTTTCGTGGCGGTGGTGGCGGCAGTGGGGGCGTTCATGCCGGGGCTCCCGTGGGGTCTGCGTAGATGTCGCGGTTGATTTCGTCGAGGTCCGGCACGGGGCTGTCGAGGGCGAACTGCAGGGCGTCGTCGATGTCGGCTTCGATCTGCTTTTTCAGGTCTTCCAGCTCGGCTTCGCTGATGCCGCTGGCCAGGACGGCGGCGCGGGTGGCGGGCATGGGGTCCTTGGCCAGGGCGGCGTCGTATTCGGCCTTGGGGATGTAGGCGCCGGGGTCGCCGAAGTAGTGGCCCATGAAGCGGAAGGTCTTGGCTTCCAGGAGCGTGGGGCCTTCGCCGGACCTTGCGCGGGCGACGGCGGCGGCAGAGGCGGTCCACATGGCTTCTGGGTCGTTGCCGTCGACGGTGACGCCCAACATGTTGGGGCCGTAGGCGGCGGCACGATCGGAGATGCGGGCGGAGGCGGTGGCCTTGCCGTACGGGGTGCATTCGCCGTAGCCGTTGTTCTGGCACAGGAAGATCACCGGCAGTTTCCACAGGGCGGCCAGGTTGAGGGCTTCGTGGAAGGCGCCGATGTTGGAGGCGCCATCACCGAAGCAGCACAGGGTGACCCGGTCCTCGCCCTTGAGCTGGCTGGCCCAGGCCAGGCCGTTGGCGATCGGCAGGCCGCTGCCCACGACACCCGTCGTGACCATCACGCCGGAGGCGGGGTGGGTGATGTGCATGGCGCCGCCCTTGCCCTTGCAGGCGCCGGTGGCCTTGCCGTAGTACTCGGCGAACAGGGACCGTAGCGGGATCCCCTTGGCCAGCTGGTCGTGGATGCCGCGGTAGGTGGTCACCAGGTAGTCGCGGGCATTCAGGTGTACGCCCATCGCCGCCGCCAGGATCTCCTGGCCGCGCGGGGAGTAGTACACCGCCGCCAGGCGGCCCGACCGCAGAAGACCGCGGAAGCGCTCGTCCACCAGGTGGATGCGCAGGGCGAGGGTGTAGACGGCCAGCAGTGCCGCTGGAGAGAGGGATTCGGTGGTAGGCATGCGTCTCCTCAGGGCCTGTTCATCTTTGTTATTTAGACAACAATGATGTTGATTATCTACAGGCTCCCGACCGCTGTAAAGGCAAGACTGCATCTGCGGAAAACTTCGCCGCGCGCCGGGTCAAATCCACGGACCGCGCCGCGCCAAACCCGCGAAAAGGCAGGAAACCCCGCGGCGGCCGCCCGCATGGTGACGCCCTGCACTTGCCTGTAATATTTGAAAAAGGACGACAACAGGTCCGGCACCGGCTTTTTTTGCAGAAGCCGACGGCTCCTGGCACTCCCGCGCGCTGCCGACAAGCCCACGACACGCAAACAGGCTCCCGATGAGGCAACCCCCGAAAGCAGGCAAGACGACCGTCAAGAAGGCCGGCAAGGCTGCGAGCCCGCGCCGGCAGTACGACAGCCCCTTGCGGCGGCAGCAGGCCGCGGAGACCCGCGAGCGCATCATCGCCGCCGGTGCCGAGATCGCGCACCGGCTGCCGGCCTGGGACTGGAGCCAGATGACCTTCAAGGCAGTGGGAGAGCTGGCCGGCGTCAGCGAGCGCACCGTGCATCGCTACATCGCCACCGAGCGCCAGCTGCGCGACGCCGTGCTGCAGCGCCTGTTCCAAGAGTCCGGCATCAGCCTCGACGGCCTTACCCTGGGCGACTTCGCCGGCATCGCCACGCGCGCCTACCGCTACATCTCCTCGTTCACGGTCTCGCACTACCCGGTGACGGACCCGACCTTCGCCGCGATGGACCAGCACCGGCGCGCGGCACTGATCGGCGCGGTGGTGCAGTCCACCCCGGGCTGGTCGCAGGAACAGCGGGAGATCGTGGCGTCGATGCTCGACATGTTCTGGCACCCGGCGCTCAACGAGCGCCTGACCACCAGCTGGCAGTTCGACGCCGACCGCGCCAGCCAGGCGATGACCTGGATGATCGGCCTGATCAACAAGGCGATCCAGCAGGGCCACAAGCCCTGACCGGGCATGATGACCCTGGCTCGTTTGCGCTCGAGCGGGCGCGGAAACAGGCTCAGAACTGGCTGGCGGGCAGCCGCACGACCAGGCCGTC includes these proteins:
- a CDS encoding SDR family oxidoreductase, which codes for MSKLIVITGAGVGLGRALARRFVADGDSVVLLGRTAAKVEAVAAELGARAMAVACDVASPESVKAAFAAIAGRHPRIDVLINNAAVFEPFLIAEASDEQIMQTVTTNLAGPMLCARSAIPLMGRGSHIINISSESVGMRFPHLVAYQCSKAGLERFSEGLHHELEADGIRVTNVRAGQMFEEGKTWDVSPEARMRFGKAAMEAGLNLRERPISQFTSVTHAFRSLIDLPPDLHAISISLGARRPGDATPAA
- a CDS encoding acyl-CoA dehydrogenase; the protein is MNFELSEEQQMMRESFSRFLSEQSSTLRVRAALPSGFDAALWRGLAELGAFSIRVPEDAGGLGLGLLDAVLLMEEAGRTLASGPVAETLVAARLLALLGGQAELLERVMSGAAVVGIAFHDIASRPLQWVAGGNVAVAVIARHGDEIVLVNAAGAAQAEENLASTAIAELRLAALPRSTLAHGTEALRALAQAQEEWKLLIAAALAGLGRESLRLAAAYASERKQFGQFIGQFQAISHPLADLLCEVDGGKFLVWRAIRDIADGSAEAAAGVSIAAWWNTQAAARAVAQALHTFGGYGLTTEYDIFLFNLRAKAWPLVLGDPQRLLEEAGRRLYAGEKAALPEAGDCPIDFDLGDDARAITAEIDAFFDKHVTPAMREKFHYSWEGYNPEINRKLAEANLLFPGLKREMGGRGLSPYAKIAAMDAFEHQGYNNPAANVAQMVSLIMYRFGSDELKRDVLSKVMSGEVICSLGYSEPGSGSDVFAAQCRATPDGDGWRIDGTKMFTSGANLASYVLMLCRTNTEVAKHKGLTMFIVPLKADGVTIQPVYTFQDERTNITFYDGVRIPDSYRLGDVDGGVRTMSASLELEHGGGFSKVMRAMLKAAEDLCREIQEEGRPLLEDRSAQARLARSKAHLWVSDMLAFRAQWTIAEKKPNLAYGPMAKLFSSEKFLTDARDLLDLTAPYSLSKRAGAAGLLNQCYRHAQGTTIYGGTSEVHRSMIAERALGMPRTRA
- a CDS encoding biotin/lipoyl-containing protein — its product is MSTEVRIPQIGFSAQEGTLTEWLVPDGGQVEAGKPLYTLELDKSVQEVEAPASGMLKVHAATGEVYPIGALIAEIL
- a CDS encoding thiamine pyrophosphate-dependent dehydrogenase E1 component subunit alpha; this encodes MPTTESLSPAALLAVYTLALRIHLVDERFRGLLRSGRLAAVYYSPRGQEILAAAMGVHLNARDYLVTTYRGIHDQLAKGIPLRSLFAEYYGKATGACKGKGGAMHITHPASGVMVTTGVVGSGLPIANGLAWASQLKGEDRVTLCCFGDGASNIGAFHEALNLAALWKLPVIFLCQNNGYGECTPYGKATASARISDRAAAYGPNMLGVTVDGNDPEAMWTASAAAVARARSGEGPTLLEAKTFRFMGHYFGDPGAYIPKAEYDAALAKDPMPATRAAVLASGISEAELEDLKKQIEADIDDALQFALDSPVPDLDEINRDIYADPTGAPA
- a CDS encoding TetR/AcrR family transcriptional regulator — translated: MRQPPKAGKTTVKKAGKAASPRRQYDSPLRRQQAAETRERIIAAGAEIAHRLPAWDWSQMTFKAVGELAGVSERTVHRYIATERQLRDAVLQRLFQESGISLDGLTLGDFAGIATRAYRYISSFTVSHYPVTDPTFAAMDQHRRAALIGAVVQSTPGWSQEQREIVASMLDMFWHPALNERLTTSWQFDADRASQAMTWMIGLINKAIQQGHKP
- a CDS encoding alpha-ketoacid dehydrogenase subunit beta, yielding MNAPTAATTATKTISFTEAYSRALHDAMEMDPRVIMLGEDIADEEGGGVFKVTKGLSTKFGSRVRTTPISEQAIVGAAVGAALAGLRPVAEIMLMNFITVPMDQIVNHAAKLRFMSGGQTHVPITIRTRTGAGAGTAGQHSDMLEAWFAHVAGMKVVIPSSPADAYGLLLGCIFDEDPCLFIEDAMTRTQTGPEPEKGKIIPLGQANVAREGTDVTVIGYGRPLRDTLVIAEKLAAEGISVEVLDLRTVSPLDTDSILKSVAKTQRAVVVHEAPRSFGAGAEVAARIQEHLYSELKAPVLRVASRDVTVPFAKVLEQEYLYKPSAIEASIRQTLNGKGRR
- a CDS encoding aromatic ring-hydroxylating oxygenase subunit alpha, which gives rise to MSSAWPESWRVLDHGIRSGRYTDPAFARLEYDKLWSTVWQAAARLDEIPEVGDYATYDIGDQSVIVVRAEDGSVKTYHNVCPHRGTALSGGGNGHFPHCKIICPFHGWRWNLQGQNEYVLERGEFRGGQLQDSDVALRAVHHVVFAGFVFINFDRNPQPFDDFIAPVRELIEGLAIGQMHHYWWKALPVAANWKVAQEAFFEGYHVPATHPQLEPDSADIVMNGTPSAEAEAHFAHRNVHTEKYPHGHGRFFAGKKTPMQGHVRQAGDPIEMMAARLNLLVEGMDAMVLKEDVEIVRSLKDKPIPEGSSLGAEYVKALYTTAAQQQRPMPRPVPEILGMWGGEIFVFPNLLILPQAGNAMIYRIRPDGNDPDRCIFEIFSTRTYPAAVKPPRAEVRKITDIMDPEQVLLIPRQDFHNIPRMQKGLHSRGCKQIWLAVEHEKMILNMHQELDRYLKGTAVDTPVAGVSVA
- a CDS encoding enoyl-CoA hydratase/isomerase family protein — protein: MSEAPHLLTEDDGAILVVTLNRPDKLNALTGELMALFEQGLHRFRDTPELKVMLIRATGRYFCSGADLRGGSEPRVQAAPSASSIRESHRLKLHGMHRIYDEMEAIEKPIVVAHHAMCMGGGLELSLSCDFRLAAKSARYAFPEGKFGVIPASNGVSRLSRMIGTHWTRYLIMANLPVDADRALIMGLVHEVFPDESFGEDTMRFCRHLAEQNGEQMGMAKLAIELAHDVGLAQARNVERMANSALMLNPAYIEGMKRYIQGIGGKKSGD